One stretch of Anopheles merus strain MAF unplaced genomic scaffold, AmerM5.1 LNR4000866, whole genome shotgun sequence DNA includes these proteins:
- the LOC121603120 gene encoding Bardet-Biedl syndrome 2 protein-like isoform X3 — MSSLCCRDRRRRRLRVANRKPRPGTFPLTIVASTWIVTSPCSTPSRIRGYTTPSVNMLTLHNVADEEMNALLTQKQKLLLELKHYENNIKYNKEILSNTSESNLVQSVPDNVGIIPSNTRLQIGISTSYDSNDMNIDITVSTNNSTTIRVVLIFADQLFKEETLIAHLTKDVSRILIPLKTLKDNAQDIHIKAFVGYPSSVQFHVFELTRQLPKFAMYTIPHNLTGSPKSVYEVKII; from the exons ATGTCCAGTTTGTGCTGTCGCGAcaggcggcggcgacggctgCGGGTGGCGAACAGAAAACCTCGCCCGGGAACGTTCCCGCTAACCATCGTTGCTTCGACGTGGATCGTAACTTCACCGTGCAGCACACCGTCGCGAA TAAGGGGATATACGACGCCAAGCGTCAACATGCTAACGTTGCACAACGTTGCCGATGAGGAAATGAACGCTCTGCTGACTCAGAAACAGAaactgctgctcgagctgaagCACTACGAAAACAACATCAAGTACAACAAGGAAATCCTGAGCAACACGAGCGAAAGCAATCTGGTGCAGAGTGTGCCGGACAACGTCGGCATCATACCGTCCAACACGCGGCTACAGATCGGCATTTCCACCAGCTACGATAGCAACGATATGAACATCGACATCACCGTGTCGACCAACAACTCGACCACGATTCGTGTCGTGTTGATCTTTGCTGATCAGCTGTTCAAGGAGGAAACGCTGATCGCGCACCTGACGAAGGACGTTTCGCGCATACTGATACCGCTCAAGACGCTCAAGGACAATGCGCAGGACATTCACATCAAAGCGTTCGTCGGCTACCCGAGCAGTGTGCAGTTTCACGTGTTTGAACTGACCCGTCAGCTGCCCAAGTTTGCGATGTACACCATACCGCACAATCTGACCGGGTCACCGAAGAGTGTGT ATGAAGTGAAGATCATCTGA
- the LOC121603120 gene encoding Bardet-Biedl syndrome 2 protein-like isoform X4, which yields MSSLCCRDRRRRRLRVANRKPRPGTFPLTIVASTWIVTSPCSTPSRIRGYTTPSVNMLTLHNVADEEMNALLTQKQKLLLELKHYENNIKYNKEILSNTSESNLVQSVPDNVGIIPSNTRLQIGISTSYDSNDMNIDITVSTNNSTTIRVVLIFADQLFKEETLIAHLTKDVSRILIPLKTLKDNAQDIHIKAFVGYPSSVQFHVFELTRQLPKFAMYTIPHNLTGSPKSVYTT from the exons ATGTCCAGTTTGTGCTGTCGCGAcaggcggcggcgacggctgCGGGTGGCGAACAGAAAACCTCGCCCGGGAACGTTCCCGCTAACCATCGTTGCTTCGACGTGGATCGTAACTTCACCGTGCAGCACACCGTCGCGAA TAAGGGGATATACGACGCCAAGCGTCAACATGCTAACGTTGCACAACGTTGCCGATGAGGAAATGAACGCTCTGCTGACTCAGAAACAGAaactgctgctcgagctgaagCACTACGAAAACAACATCAAGTACAACAAGGAAATCCTGAGCAACACGAGCGAAAGCAATCTGGTGCAGAGTGTGCCGGACAACGTCGGCATCATACCGTCCAACACGCGGCTACAGATCGGCATTTCCACCAGCTACGATAGCAACGATATGAACATCGACATCACCGTGTCGACCAACAACTCGACCACGATTCGTGTCGTGTTGATCTTTGCTGATCAGCTGTTCAAGGAGGAAACGCTGATCGCGCACCTGACGAAGGACGTTTCGCGCATACTGATACCGCTCAAGACGCTCAAGGACAATGCGCAGGACATTCACATCAAAGCGTTCGTCGGCTACCCGAGCAGTGTGCAGTTTCACGTGTTTGAACTGACCCGTCAGCTGCCCAAGTTTGCGATGTACACCATACCGCACAATCTGACCGGGTCACCGAAGAGTGTGT